From one Simplicispira suum genomic stretch:
- a CDS encoding phospholipase D family protein, producing the protein MKLRPLFATAGLACVLSACSGLPENVERPVSHALATPASTTLSSMVTQRRDQARARSNSGFLLLSGPDDAYGSRLALTEAAEKTLDLQYYAIHADASTARLLRSVVQAARRGVRVRVLLDDFHSTGRDAQVMRLAFEPNIEMRMFNPVAGPRASKIGRMFSAVMDFSRAQQRMHNKLFIADNAMGVTGGRNLGDAYFGNAEAGNFVDLDVLAAGPIVADLSRSFDKYWNNKRAYPVESLISKEELLKMREKIRAEDAAQADEPAQDATQEQAQAVKQAKTAKARVAAIAPASAAEPGNGTVTKQDVKEVQKQHAAQFEPMDLAHARFVWAPAVMLADEPAKIAAESSPGPAPRENAVPAKTATLASGNAQGEPDAESAQKAPPFSEPPGETVVDGLLQLMGQAKHELLIVSPYFVPGKNIMQAFEEARERGVRVRVLTNSLASNDAPIAHAGYMGHRKAMLDLGLELYEMRSEQAGLRNAFGLSGSGGSATGSSRAMLHSKFLVMDGQLLAIGSMNLDLRSELQNTEIALLIRSRKLAAIAGKQIEAGMRDLAWHVEQDEQGLIWHAPKGSDLEDTRSEPDTSFLLRLLMNVLGPLAPDHLL; encoded by the coding sequence ATGAAGCTTCGTCCCCTTTTCGCTACCGCCGGACTGGCCTGCGTGCTCAGCGCCTGTTCCGGCCTGCCAGAGAACGTCGAGCGGCCGGTATCGCATGCGCTGGCAACGCCTGCCAGCACCACGCTGAGCAGCATGGTGACGCAGCGCCGCGACCAGGCGCGGGCCCGCAGCAACTCGGGCTTTCTCCTGCTGAGCGGCCCGGACGACGCCTACGGCAGCCGTCTGGCGCTGACCGAAGCCGCAGAAAAGACGCTCGACCTGCAGTACTACGCCATCCACGCCGACGCCAGCACGGCACGGCTGCTGCGCAGCGTGGTGCAGGCGGCGCGGCGCGGCGTGCGCGTACGCGTGCTGCTGGACGACTTCCACAGCACCGGGCGCGACGCCCAGGTGATGCGCCTGGCGTTTGAGCCCAACATCGAGATGCGCATGTTCAACCCGGTGGCCGGGCCGCGTGCTTCCAAGATCGGCCGCATGTTCAGCGCCGTGATGGATTTTTCGCGCGCCCAACAGCGCATGCACAACAAGCTGTTCATTGCCGACAACGCGATGGGGGTGACCGGCGGGCGCAATCTGGGCGACGCGTATTTTGGCAACGCCGAGGCCGGCAATTTCGTCGACCTCGATGTGCTTGCTGCAGGTCCCATCGTGGCCGACCTCTCGCGCAGCTTCGACAAATACTGGAACAACAAGCGCGCCTACCCGGTGGAATCCCTCATCAGCAAGGAAGAGCTGCTCAAGATGCGCGAGAAAATTCGCGCCGAAGATGCGGCCCAGGCCGACGAGCCTGCGCAAGACGCGACGCAGGAGCAGGCCCAAGCAGTGAAGCAGGCGAAAACAGCGAAGGCGCGGGTGGCAGCGATAGCGCCGGCCTCGGCGGCCGAGCCCGGCAACGGGACCGTGACCAAACAAGACGTCAAGGAAGTCCAGAAACAGCACGCCGCGCAGTTCGAGCCCATGGACCTGGCGCATGCGCGCTTCGTCTGGGCACCTGCCGTGATGCTGGCCGACGAGCCCGCCAAAATTGCCGCAGAAAGCAGCCCCGGCCCCGCACCCCGCGAAAACGCCGTACCCGCCAAGACCGCCACCCTGGCTTCAGGCAACGCACAGGGCGAGCCCGACGCCGAAAGCGCGCAAAAGGCGCCCCCGTTTTCCGAGCCACCGGGCGAAACCGTGGTGGATGGCCTGCTGCAGCTCATGGGCCAAGCCAAGCACGAATTGCTCATCGTCTCACCCTACTTTGTGCCGGGCAAAAACATCATGCAAGCCTTCGAGGAAGCGCGTGAACGCGGCGTGCGCGTGCGGGTGCTGACCAACTCACTCGCTTCCAACGACGCACCGATTGCGCATGCCGGCTACATGGGCCACCGCAAGGCCATGCTCGACTTGGGACTTGAGCTCTACGAGATGCGCAGCGAGCAGGCAGGGCTGCGCAATGCCTTTGGCTTGTCGGGCTCGGGTGGCAGCGCCACCGGCAGTTCCCGCGCCATGTTGCACTCCAAATTTCTCGTCATGGACGGCCAACTGCTGGCCATTGGCTCCATGAACCTGGACCTGCGCTCCGAGCTGCAAAACACCGAAATCGCCTTGCTGATCCGCAGCCGCAAGCTCGCGGCCATTGCCGGCAAGCAAATCGAAGCCGGCATGCGTGATCTGGCCTGGCATGTAGAACAAGACGAGCAAGGCCTGATCTGGCACGCCCCCAAGGGGAGCGACTTGGAGGACACGCGCTCGGAGCCCGACACCAGCTTCCTGCTGCGTCTGCTGATGAACGTGCTGGGCCCTTTGGCGCCCGATCACCTGCTGTGA
- a CDS encoding ammonium transporter, producing the protein MDASHQGTDTLFLLLGAVMVLAMHAGFAFLELGTVRKKNQVNALVKILVDFSVSTVVYFLVGYGVAYGTHFFVGAEELAQQHGVDLVRFFFLLTFAAAIPAIVSGGIAERARFWPQLIATAAIVGFVYPFFEGIAWNGHFGVQAWIARITGAEFHDFAGSIVVHAVGGWIALPAVLLLGSRANRYRKDGAISAHPPSNIPFLALGAWILIVGWFGFNVMSAQSLNKISGLVAVNSLMAMVGGTLAALALGKNDPGFVHNGPLAGLVAVCAGSDLMHPLGALVVGAVAGALFVSMFTLTQNRWKIDDVLGVWPLHGLCGTWGGIAAGIFGSKALGGLGGVALGAQLLGTGLGVAWAVLGGTLVYGVLKATMGLRLTREQEFAGADLSIHRIGATAEREASW; encoded by the coding sequence ATGGACGCCAGCCACCAGGGCACCGACACCCTCTTCCTCTTGCTTGGCGCCGTCATGGTGCTGGCCATGCACGCCGGCTTTGCCTTTCTGGAACTGGGCACCGTGCGCAAAAAGAACCAGGTCAATGCGCTGGTGAAAATTCTGGTGGATTTCTCGGTCTCCACCGTCGTGTATTTCCTGGTGGGCTACGGCGTCGCCTATGGCACGCACTTCTTCGTGGGCGCCGAAGAATTGGCGCAGCAACACGGGGTGGACCTGGTGCGCTTTTTTTTCCTGCTCACTTTTGCTGCGGCCATTCCCGCCATCGTGTCCGGGGGCATTGCAGAGCGCGCACGCTTTTGGCCGCAACTGATCGCAACGGCCGCCATCGTCGGCTTTGTCTACCCCTTCTTCGAAGGTATCGCCTGGAACGGCCACTTCGGCGTGCAAGCCTGGATTGCGCGCATCACCGGTGCCGAGTTCCACGATTTTGCCGGCTCTATTGTGGTGCACGCCGTCGGCGGCTGGATTGCACTGCCCGCCGTGCTGCTGCTTGGGTCCCGCGCCAACCGCTATCGCAAGGACGGCGCGATTTCCGCACACCCGCCCTCGAACATTCCGTTTCTGGCGCTGGGCGCGTGGATTCTCATCGTCGGCTGGTTCGGCTTCAACGTGATGAGCGCGCAGAGTTTGAACAAAATCTCCGGCCTCGTGGCCGTCAATTCGCTGATGGCCATGGTCGGTGGCACGCTGGCGGCGCTGGCGCTGGGCAAAAACGACCCAGGCTTCGTGCACAACGGCCCGCTCGCCGGGCTGGTGGCCGTCTGCGCCGGCTCGGACCTGATGCACCCACTCGGGGCATTGGTGGTCGGCGCCGTGGCCGGGGCCTTGTTCGTCTCGATGTTCACGCTGACGCAAAACCGCTGGAAGATTGACGACGTGCTCGGCGTGTGGCCGCTGCACGGCCTGTGCGGAACCTGGGGCGGTATTGCAGCCGGCATCTTCGGCAGCAAGGCACTGGGCGGCCTGGGCGGCGTCGCCTTGGGTGCGCAATTGCTCGGCACCGGTCTGGGCGTGGCCTGGGCCGTGCTGGGTGGCACGCTGGTGTACGGCGTGCTCAAGGCCACGATGGGCCTGCGCCTGACGCGCGAGCAGGAATTCGCTGGCGCCGATCTTTCCATCCATCGCATCGGCGCCACCGCTGAGCGCGAAGCGAGCTGGTAG
- the proX gene encoding glycine betaine/L-proline ABC transporter substrate-binding protein ProX → MQKNTPYKIHTLLAAAALAFGLSGTAASADSMPGKGVEVQPLKSSIAEETFQTQLVMKALEKLGYDVKPIKEVEYPTAHIAIANGDATFMADHWNPMHADFYKNAGGDDKLARKGVYSDNAAQGYLIDKKTADKYKITNIAQFADPKIAKLFDADGDGKADLTGCTPGWGCEAVIEHQLTAFKLRDTVTHNQGSYSALIADTITRFKAGKPVFYYTWTPYWVSAQLKPGKDVVWLEVPFSSLPGEQGKLDTKLPNGKNYGFVVNKQQIVANKAFTEKNPAAGKLFEVMQLSINDINSQNNRMAQGENSAADIDRHTEGWIKAHQKTFDGWLAKARAAAK, encoded by the coding sequence ATGCAAAAAAACACCCCGTACAAAATCCACACCCTCCTGGCCGCCGCCGCACTCGCTTTCGGCCTGAGCGGCACCGCCGCCTCCGCCGACTCCATGCCTGGCAAGGGCGTGGAAGTGCAACCGCTCAAGAGTTCGATTGCCGAAGAGACCTTCCAGACGCAACTCGTCATGAAGGCGCTGGAAAAGCTTGGCTATGACGTGAAACCCATCAAGGAAGTCGAATACCCCACGGCCCATATCGCGATTGCCAACGGCGATGCCACCTTCATGGCGGATCACTGGAACCCCATGCACGCCGACTTCTACAAGAACGCCGGCGGCGACGACAAGCTGGCGCGCAAGGGCGTGTATTCGGACAACGCCGCGCAGGGCTACCTGATCGACAAGAAGACGGCCGACAAATACAAAATTACCAACATCGCCCAATTCGCAGATCCCAAAATCGCCAAGCTGTTCGATGCCGATGGCGACGGCAAGGCCGATCTGACAGGCTGCACCCCCGGCTGGGGCTGCGAAGCGGTGATTGAGCACCAACTCACTGCCTTCAAGCTGCGCGACACGGTGACGCACAACCAGGGCAGCTACTCGGCGCTGATTGCCGACACCATCACCCGCTTCAAGGCCGGCAAGCCCGTCTTCTATTACACCTGGACTCCGTACTGGGTCAGCGCCCAGCTCAAGCCCGGCAAGGACGTGGTCTGGCTGGAAGTGCCTTTCTCCTCGCTGCCCGGCGAACAAGGCAAGCTCGACACCAAGTTGCCGAACGGCAAAAACTACGGCTTCGTGGTGAACAAGCAGCAAATCGTGGCCAACAAGGCGTTCACCGAGAAGAACCCCGCCGCCGGCAAGCTGTTTGAAGTGATGCAGCTGTCCATCAACGACATCAACTCGCAGAACAACCGCATGGCCCAGGGCGAGAACAGCGCCGCCGACATCGATCGCCACACCGAAGGCTGGATCAAGGCGCACCAGAAGACGTTTGACGGCTGGCTGGCCAAGGCCCGTGCCGCAGCAAAATAA
- the proW gene encoding glycine betaine/L-proline ABC transporter permease ProW translates to MTDTTLHPLVAQAAPAETNPWASSGDTAPASPSPWDTAATPPAASSSAPAGTDAWGTAAASPDPAAASGWLDAPHALAGQTDAAGHSTGFALHQLWDGSLPIEIWINHGLAWVVQNFRPFFQTVRVPIDETLSWVEGLLTSIPSLAMIVLMGVLAWQFAGRLIAVGAVVSLLVVAMLGIWPEAMVTLSLVLTSLVFCIAIGLPLGIFLASSDRAQRVMRPFLDAMQTTPAFVYLVPVVMLFGIGNVPGVIVTIVFALPPLVRLTNLGIRQVRPDLIEAARAYGASPMQMLLKVQLPLAMPSVMAGINQSLMLSLSMVVIASMIAVGGLGQMVLRGIGRLDMGLATVGGLGIVLLAITLDRITQAMGQPRRGVRHWWQTGPAGMVLRLVRPAQAATPTAASTPEPSSTTQG, encoded by the coding sequence ATGACCGACACCACGCTCCATCCACTGGTCGCCCAGGCGGCACCAGCAGAGACCAACCCCTGGGCCAGCAGTGGCGATACAGCTCCCGCTTCGCCATCGCCCTGGGATACTGCCGCCACCCCACCCGCCGCGTCCTCCTCTGCGCCGGCCGGCACCGACGCCTGGGGAACGGCCGCTGCAAGCCCCGACCCGGCAGCCGCCAGCGGCTGGCTCGACGCCCCGCACGCACTTGCTGGACAGACCGATGCCGCAGGTCACTCAACCGGTTTCGCATTGCACCAGTTGTGGGACGGCTCGCTTCCCATCGAGATCTGGATCAACCACGGCCTGGCCTGGGTGGTGCAGAACTTCCGCCCCTTCTTCCAGACCGTACGCGTGCCGATTGACGAGACTCTCTCATGGGTCGAAGGCCTGCTGACCAGCATTCCTTCGCTCGCCATGATTGTGCTGATGGGCGTTCTCGCCTGGCAGTTCGCCGGACGACTGATTGCGGTGGGCGCCGTGGTCTCATTGCTGGTCGTCGCCATGCTGGGCATCTGGCCCGAAGCCATGGTGACGCTGTCGTTGGTGCTCACTTCGCTGGTGTTTTGCATCGCAATTGGCCTGCCGCTGGGCATCTTCCTCGCGTCCAGCGACCGGGCACAACGCGTGATGCGTCCGTTCCTTGACGCCATGCAGACCACCCCGGCCTTCGTCTACCTGGTACCCGTGGTCATGTTATTTGGCATTGGCAACGTGCCCGGCGTCATCGTCACCATCGTCTTTGCTCTCCCGCCACTGGTGCGCCTGACCAATCTGGGCATCCGCCAGGTGCGGCCCGACCTGATTGAGGCGGCCCGTGCCTACGGCGCCTCGCCGATGCAGATGCTGCTCAAGGTGCAGCTGCCGCTGGCCATGCCATCCGTCATGGCGGGCATCAACCAGTCGCTGATGCTCTCGCTGTCCATGGTGGTCATTGCCTCGATGATCGCCGTGGGCGGCCTGGGCCAGATGGTGCTGCGCGGCATTGGGCGGCTCGACATGGGCCTGGCCACCGTGGGCGGCCTGGGTATCGTGCTGCTCGCGATCACGCTCGACCGCATCACCCAGGCCATGGGCCAGCCACGCCGCGGCGTGCGCCACTGGTGGCAGACCGGCCCGGCCGGCATGGTGTTGCGCCTGGTGCGTCCTGCCCAGGCCGCGACACCGACGGCCGCTTCCACCCCCGAGCCTTCGTCCACCACCCAAGGATGA
- the proV gene encoding glycine betaine/L-proline ABC transporter ATP-binding protein ProV codes for MAKQISIEHAFKVFGDAPEAALALVREGHSKNEILARTGQSIGVFDAHFDIGAGEIFVVMGLSGSGKSTLVRMLNLLIEPTAGRILVDGVDLAKLSDSELRALRRKDISMVFQSFALMPHMTVLDNTALGLELAGVARTERQSQAAQALELVGLAGWGASYPDELSGGMQQRVGLARALASDPSILLMDEAFSALDPIIRTEMQTELLRLQEIRRRTIVFISHDLDEAMRIGDRIAIMKDGHVVQVGTPDEILRAPADDYVRSFVRGVDAAAVFKAGDIVRKPLTIVSEHTDRGSRAALKLIENDDRDFAYIVSSKGSYLGTVSADSLRTALDGHNGPLGLQHAYLSGLDPIAADAPVADLFGQVAHAPCAVPVLHGDGRLAGVISKTTLLKFLDRDTPHIEAPASPAAQATALAA; via the coding sequence ATGGCCAAGCAGATATCCATCGAGCACGCCTTCAAGGTGTTTGGCGATGCGCCCGAAGCCGCCCTCGCCCTGGTACGTGAGGGCCACAGCAAGAACGAAATTCTGGCGCGTACCGGGCAGTCCATTGGCGTGTTTGACGCCCATTTCGACATTGGGGCCGGCGAAATCTTCGTCGTCATGGGCTTGTCTGGCTCCGGCAAATCGACGCTGGTGCGCATGCTCAATCTTCTGATCGAGCCCACCGCCGGGCGCATCCTGGTCGACGGCGTCGACTTGGCCAAGCTCTCTGACAGCGAGTTGCGGGCGCTGCGCCGCAAGGACATCAGCATGGTGTTCCAGTCGTTTGCGCTCATGCCGCACATGACGGTGCTGGACAACACCGCACTCGGTCTGGAACTCGCCGGTGTGGCGCGCACCGAGCGCCAAAGCCAGGCAGCACAGGCCCTGGAACTGGTGGGGCTCGCTGGTTGGGGAGCAAGCTACCCCGACGAGCTGTCCGGCGGCATGCAGCAGCGCGTCGGACTGGCGCGCGCACTGGCATCTGACCCGTCGATCCTGCTGATGGACGAGGCCTTTTCAGCGCTCGACCCCATCATCCGCACCGAAATGCAGACCGAACTGCTGCGTCTGCAGGAGATTCGCCGCCGCACCATCGTCTTTATTTCGCACGACCTGGACGAAGCCATGCGCATTGGCGACCGGATCGCGATCATGAAGGACGGTCATGTGGTCCAGGTGGGCACGCCCGACGAAATCCTCCGCGCCCCTGCCGACGATTACGTGCGCAGCTTTGTGCGCGGCGTCGACGCGGCTGCCGTGTTCAAGGCCGGCGACATCGTGCGCAAGCCGCTGACCATCGTCTCCGAGCACACCGACCGGGGTTCTCGCGCCGCGCTCAAGCTCATCGAGAACGACGACCGCGACTTTGCCTACATCGTCAGCTCCAAAGGCAGTTATCTGGGCACGGTGTCTGCCGACTCGCTGCGCACTGCGCTGGACGGCCACAACGGCCCGCTCGGCCTGCAGCATGCCTATCTCTCGGGCCTGGATCCGATTGCGGCCGACGCTCCCGTGGCCGACCTGTTTGGCCAGGTCGCGCATGCCCCCTGCGCCGTGCCGGTGCTCCACGGCGACGGCCGCCTGGCAGGCGTGATCAGTAAGACCACGCTGCTCAAGTTCCTTGACCGGGACACCCCACACATCGAAGCGCCCGCCAGCCCGGCCGCACAAGCCACTGCCCTGGCTGCCTGA
- the rnk gene encoding nucleoside diphosphate kinase regulator — translation MSKPPITVSSLDLERLESLLETPAGASFPGRTQLQAELDRAEIVEPANMPPHVVTMHSKVKFSIQETGKDFCLTLVYPRDAGSTENAISIFAPVGSALLGLSVGDELAWPVPGGGSMTVRVAEVMYQPERAGELHR, via the coding sequence ATGTCCAAACCTCCTATCACTGTCTCGTCGCTGGATCTTGAGCGGCTCGAATCCCTGCTTGAAACTCCGGCTGGTGCCAGTTTTCCGGGCCGAACGCAGTTGCAGGCAGAGCTCGATCGCGCCGAAATTGTCGAACCCGCCAACATGCCGCCCCATGTCGTCACCATGCATTCGAAGGTGAAGTTCTCCATTCAGGAGACCGGCAAGGACTTCTGCCTCACGCTCGTCTATCCGCGCGATGCCGGGAGCACAGAGAACGCCATTTCGATTTTTGCGCCCGTGGGCAGCGCCTTGCTGGGGCTTTCCGTGGGCGACGAACTCGCCTGGCCGGTGCCTGGTGGTGGCAGCATGACGGTGCGGGTCGCCGAGGTGATGTACCAACCCGAGCGCGCTGGCGAACTGCACCGCTGA
- a CDS encoding acyltransferase family protein produces the protein MAIVWHHLSAYGPLANTVWPLAPTLMAWLYDYARMAVQIFLVVAGYLAAASLAPTGLATFENATSQIGRRFVRLAVPYAAALLTAVAAAAVVRPWLADASVPEAPHLTQLLANALMLQDVLGQPALSAGVWYVAIDFQLFSIAALWLAFARRIGRTPGAAVAWGQAGVLGLCAASLWFFNRNAALDVWGIYFFGSYGLGMATYWATRSARPTRWLVVLAALGAVALALEVRPRVALALATSIFLLWLALGPTPSRTAFAERAAFPFAWVGKRSYSVFLVHFPVCLAVNAAFSALWPGQAWLHAVGLWVAFTASIVAGWLLYEKVERPAATAVRALRWQARLLGAGWLVGLAQSL, from the coding sequence ATGGCCATTGTCTGGCACCACCTCTCCGCCTACGGACCACTGGCAAACACGGTTTGGCCGCTCGCGCCGACGCTGATGGCCTGGCTGTACGACTATGCGCGCATGGCGGTGCAGATTTTCCTCGTCGTGGCGGGGTATCTGGCGGCGGCAAGCCTCGCGCCCACGGGGCTGGCAACGTTCGAGAACGCCACCTCGCAGATCGGGCGGCGCTTCGTGCGCCTCGCCGTTCCCTACGCGGCGGCGCTGCTGACCGCCGTGGCCGCAGCGGCGGTGGTTCGCCCTTGGCTGGCCGATGCCAGCGTCCCGGAAGCACCGCATCTGACGCAGCTGCTGGCCAACGCGCTCATGCTGCAGGATGTGCTGGGGCAGCCCGCGCTGTCTGCTGGCGTATGGTACGTGGCGATCGACTTCCAGCTGTTTTCCATCGCGGCACTGTGGCTGGCGTTTGCCCGGCGTATCGGGCGAACTCCTGGCGCGGCAGTGGCGTGGGGGCAGGCCGGCGTACTGGGCTTGTGCGCAGCGTCACTGTGGTTCTTCAATCGCAATGCAGCGCTGGACGTCTGGGGAATTTATTTCTTTGGCTCTTATGGTCTGGGCATGGCCACTTACTGGGCCACGCGCAGTGCGCGGCCGACGCGCTGGCTCGTGGTGCTTGCAGCGCTTGGTGCAGTCGCGCTGGCGCTGGAGGTTCGCCCGCGTGTGGCGCTGGCGCTCGCTACGTCCATTTTTCTGCTCTGGTTGGCCTTGGGGCCAACGCCTTCGCGCACAGCTTTTGCGGAGCGCGCCGCGTTCCCGTTCGCTTGGGTGGGGAAACGCTCTTACTCCGTGTTCTTGGTGCATTTCCCCGTATGCCTGGCGGTGAACGCGGCATTTTCGGCGCTCTGGCCGGGGCAAGCCTGGCTTCACGCCGTGGGGCTTTGGGTGGCATTCACAGCGTCCATTGTGGCCGGCTGGCTGCTCTACGAGAAGGTGGAACGCCCGGCGGCCACCGCAGTGCGGGCGCTGCGCTGGCAGGCGCGGCTGCTGGGTGCTGGCTGGCTGGTGGGACTGGCGCAGAGCCTGTAA
- a CDS encoding phosphoethanolamine transferase, with the protein MEFLLRLPAPFRFALRRPSAALPPAFVVLAIALWMASFGNWPLWRALADTQAPGSAPHGWAFVLGFGVLIAAGNAALLMLFAWRWTLKPIATLLLLITAFGAYFMLNYGIAIDASMLTNVLQTDVREAGDLLSWRMPAVVLALAGAPLWWLWRQPVARPTPLRSLAQNAGWLLLFLGVAVASVMAMFQEFSSTMRNQPQLRYLINPLNSVYALGRIATQPLRMDTHTLLPFGRDAHLGASYVNQTKPPLLVLVVGETGRSGNFGLNGYARATTPQLSARNDLASASNAWACGTSTATALPCMFSGLGKSGYEARKSNYENLLDVLAHAGLAVLWLDNQSGCKGVCDRVASASTTASTNPNWCTGGECLDPVMLAGLDERLAALPADQRARGTVLVLHQMGSHGPAYARRSAPALKKFTPECQSNALQECSQEEVVNAYDNSIVQTDAFLGATLHWLENKQAEFQPAMMYVADHGESLGENNIYLHGLPYAIAPDVQKHVPWITWLSPAMQARSGASTACLQKEMATRRISQDDYFHSVLGLLDVQTTTYQAANDLFAPCRAKG; encoded by the coding sequence ATGGAATTTTTGCTGCGCCTGCCTGCGCCGTTTCGTTTTGCCTTGCGCCGTCCATCGGCCGCCTTGCCGCCCGCTTTCGTCGTTCTTGCCATTGCGCTATGGATGGCCTCTTTTGGCAATTGGCCCCTTTGGCGCGCACTGGCAGATACACAAGCACCGGGCAGCGCCCCGCACGGCTGGGCATTTGTATTGGGTTTTGGCGTGCTGATTGCAGCCGGCAATGCGGCCTTGCTGATGCTCTTCGCCTGGCGCTGGACGCTCAAGCCCATCGCCACGCTGCTGCTGCTCATTACGGCGTTTGGCGCCTACTTCATGCTCAACTACGGCATTGCCATCGACGCCAGCATGCTCACCAACGTGTTGCAGACCGATGTGCGTGAAGCCGGTGACTTGCTGAGCTGGCGCATGCCCGCCGTGGTGCTGGCGCTGGCTGGTGCCCCGTTGTGGTGGCTGTGGCGCCAACCCGTGGCAAGGCCCACGCCCTTGCGCTCGCTGGCGCAGAACGCCGGCTGGTTGCTGCTTTTTCTGGGCGTGGCGGTGGCCAGCGTGATGGCGATGTTCCAGGAGTTTTCCTCGACCATGCGCAACCAGCCCCAGCTTCGCTACCTGATCAACCCGCTCAATAGCGTGTATGCGCTGGGCCGCATTGCCACGCAGCCTTTGCGAATGGACACGCACACTCTGCTGCCTTTTGGGCGCGATGCCCATCTGGGCGCCAGTTACGTCAATCAAACCAAGCCGCCCTTGTTGGTACTGGTGGTGGGTGAAACCGGGCGCAGCGGCAATTTTGGGTTGAATGGATACGCTCGCGCCACCACGCCGCAGTTGTCCGCACGAAACGACTTGGCCAGCGCAAGCAACGCGTGGGCGTGTGGCACCAGTACCGCCACCGCCCTGCCCTGCATGTTTTCCGGCCTGGGCAAAAGCGGCTACGAAGCCCGGAAAAGCAACTACGAAAATCTCCTGGATGTGCTGGCGCATGCCGGTCTGGCGGTGCTGTGGCTGGACAACCAGTCGGGCTGCAAAGGAGTGTGTGATCGCGTCGCTTCCGCCAGCACCACCGCCAGCACGAATCCCAACTGGTGTACCGGTGGCGAGTGCCTTGACCCGGTCATGCTCGCGGGACTTGACGAACGCCTGGCTGCCCTGCCGGCCGATCAACGTGCTCGCGGCACCGTGCTGGTGCTGCACCAGATGGGCAGCCACGGACCTGCCTACGCGCGCCGGTCTGCGCCCGCGCTAAAGAAATTCACACCGGAGTGCCAGTCGAACGCCCTGCAGGAATGCAGCCAGGAAGAAGTCGTCAATGCCTATGACAACAGCATCGTCCAGACCGACGCCTTTCTGGGCGCGACGCTGCATTGGCTGGAGAACAAGCAGGCAGAGTTTCAACCGGCCATGATGTATGTGGCCGACCACGGAGAATCGCTGGGGGAGAACAACATCTACCTGCACGGTCTGCCCTACGCGATTGCACCCGATGTGCAAAAGCATGTGCCCTGGATCACCTGGCTGTCGCCTGCCATGCAGGCGCGCTCCGGCGCGAGCACCGCCTGCCTGCAAAAGGAAATGGCCACGCGCCGGATCAGCCAGGACGACTATTTCCATTCGGTGCTGGGGCTGCTCGATGTGCAAACCACCACCTACCAAGCCGCCAACGACCTCTTTGCCCCCTGCCGAGCCAAGGGCTGA
- the fghA gene encoding S-formylglutathione hydrolase has protein sequence MSNPTLELLSAHACFGGEQRFYQHSSREIGLPMKFSVYLPPQALQGEKVPALLYLAGLTCDEKTFMEKAGAQRLASELGLALVAPDTSPRGANVPGEADAWDFGVGAGFYLDATQAPWKQHWRMESYLAGELMPLLSAQLPIDKARIGIFGHSMGGHGALTLALRHPGMFKSLSAFAPIAAPTQCPWGRKAFGGYLGRDESEWRKHDASVLMALQETPPYPGGILIDQGLADKFLLEMQLLPETFEAACAQAGQPLTLRRQAGYDHGYYFVQSFVEDHLNHHAQQLR, from the coding sequence ATGTCCAACCCCACCCTTGAATTGCTCAGTGCCCACGCCTGCTTTGGCGGCGAGCAGCGCTTCTACCAGCACAGCTCGCGCGAGATTGGCCTGCCGATGAAGTTCTCGGTTTACCTGCCGCCGCAGGCGCTACAGGGTGAAAAGGTGCCGGCGCTGCTGTATCTGGCCGGCCTCACCTGCGACGAGAAAACCTTCATGGAGAAGGCAGGCGCCCAACGGCTGGCGTCCGAGCTGGGCCTGGCTCTGGTCGCGCCCGATACCAGCCCGCGCGGCGCCAACGTTCCGGGCGAGGCCGATGCCTGGGATTTCGGTGTCGGCGCCGGCTTCTACCTCGACGCGACGCAGGCGCCCTGGAAGCAACACTGGCGCATGGAGAGCTACCTCGCAGGCGAGCTGATGCCACTTCTGAGCGCGCAATTGCCGATCGACAAAGCACGCATCGGCATCTTCGGCCATTCCATGGGCGGGCACGGAGCGCTCACGCTGGCACTGCGCCACCCCGGCATGTTCAAAAGCCTGTCGGCGTTCGCACCCATTGCCGCGCCGACGCAGTGCCCCTGGGGCCGCAAGGCATTCGGCGGCTACTTGGGCCGTGACGAGAGCGAATGGCGCAAGCACGACGCCAGTGTGCTGATGGCATTGCAGGAAACTCCGCCCTACCCAGGTGGCATACTGATTGACCAGGGCCTGGCCGACAAATTTCTGCTGGAAATGCAGCTCCTGCCGGAAACCTTTGAAGCCGCCTGCGCCCAGGCCGGCCAGCCGCTGACGCTGCGCCGCCAAGCCGGCTACGATCACGGCTATTACTTCGTGCAGAGCTTCGTCGAGGACCATCTGAACCACCACGCGCAGCAGTTGCGCTGA